One genomic window of Nicotiana sylvestris chromosome 10, ASM39365v2, whole genome shotgun sequence includes the following:
- the LOC138879980 gene encoding uncharacterized protein — protein MDPLKYIFQKPMPTGKLAKWQILLSELDIAYVTQKAIKGQALADHLAENPVDGEYEPLKMYFPDKEVSFIGEDIAESYDGWRMFFDGATNFKGVGIGAVLVLEIGQHYPVSTKLRFPCTNNMAEYEACILGLKMAIDELRKRFTKTEFQHVSRVQNEFADALATLSSMIQHLDKNFIDPISVKIHDQPTYCAHVEGEADEKPWFHDIKEYLTKGEYPELAKPTQKRTLRRLSNNFFHWETTKKQASFEVKDEEKRSKKQLERSSSSAMELGFDEEETAASMDVELKLELDEEDEGRPGEKQLKQKREQQQQW, from the exons atggatcctttgaagtacatctttcagaagcccatgcccactggaaagctagccaagtggcaaatcttgttgagtgaacTTGATATTgcctacgtaactcagaaagcgatcaaaggacaggcactagcagatcaccttgctgaaaatcccgtggacggagagtatgaacccctaaaaatgtaCTTTCCTGacaaagaggtatcattcataggagaagatattgcagaatcctatgacggttggagaatgttttttgatggagcaacaaatttcaaaggagtcggcataggagcagtcctagtattagaaatcggtcagcattatccggtgtctactAAACTCAGGTTTCCTTGCactaacaacatggccgagtacgaagcctgcatcttagggctcaagatggccattgac gagttgagaaagaggttcacaaagacagaattccagcatgtctCCAGGGTTCAGAATGAATTTGCtgatgcactggctaccctatcatccatgatacaacacctagacaagaactttattgatcccatttcggtaaagatccatgatcagccaacttattgtgctcatgttgagggaGAAGCAGatgaaaagccttggtttcatgatatcaaggaatatttgacaaaaggagaatacccagaacttgcaaaacctactcagaaacgcacacttcggaggttgtccaataatttctttcactgGGAG acgacaaAGAAACAAGCATCATTTGaggtgaaagatgaagaaaaacgcagcaagaagcagctggaacggagcagcagtagcgcgatggagttgggcttcgatgaagaagaaacagcggcgtccatggatgtcgagctcaagcttgagctcgacgaagaggacGAAGGCAGACCCGGCGagaagcagctgaagcagaaacgtgagcagcagcagcaatggtgA